ataattacttaccgcttttaataaaatactagaaAACTATGTCTTTAATTgcccaaaatgaaatttaaaatccaatatttttatgattagaTGTTGTAAATCGTAATTTACCCACAAATGTAGTGCCATTTTGAAGGTGCATGCCattgattaaatttaagattatttaatcttaatacatgtatatatataattatatattcaataaccaagttataaataagattatttttggATTGCAGGACTTGAGTTTTTATGACTATGGCTAGTTCAAACACTCCTATACCTGTGGACGATGGGTTTAATGAGTATGAAAGTTCTCTCAAACGTCAAAAGTCTACCACTTCAAAGGTGTGGGATGAAATGACAAAGCTTGAATGCgagaacaaaaatgaattgaagGCACAATGTAATCACTGTAAGACTATCTTCTCTGTTAAATCTTCTAGTGGAACCTCTCATTTAATACGTCATCTAAATGGTTGTTTGAAAAAAGTTAATAAGGACATCACTCAATACACCATAGCCACTCAGCCATCACCCGAAGGTGTTCCATCTATAAAAAACTACAAGTTTGATACTGATGAGTGTCGTAAAGCTATTTCTACTTTTCTTGTATGTGGCAAGCATTCACTTAGGACAGTTGAAGAACCGGGCTTTAGATACATGATGAGAATTGCTAGtcctaattttaagaatataagtaGAAATACAGCTGCTAGGGATGTCCTAATGTATTATGCAAAAGAGAGAGATCGTGTTAAAGAAGAGTTGGCTAAAGCACCTGgtttaatttgtctaactttCGATAATTGGAACTCGGAGCATACtaatgatgaatatatttgCATTACTGCTCATTGGGTTGACAAAGATTGGAAGCTACAAAAGAGAATCATAAGGTTTAGAGCTTTATTTCCTCCGTATGATGGTTTGAACATAGCGGATGaacttgttttatgtttatctcaatggggtatagataaaaaaaaattttagcatcACTTTGGATAATGCTTCTTATAATGATGTTATGGTTTCTTGTCTTAAAAATCGTTTTCGTGCAAACTGAGCTATTTTGTCTGATGGTactttttttcaagttagatgTTGTGCACATGTATTGAATCTTATAGTTAAAGCTGGTTTGGAACTTGCTGATGATGTTGTTGGTAAGATTCGAAATGGAATTAGGTACATAAAAAAGTCGGGAATTCGTAGGAAAAGATTTTATGATGTGGCCgacaaaaattttcatttgaatgtgACCCAAAAAGTTGCATCAAGATGTGTGTGTGAGATGGAATTATACTTATTTGATGCTTGAATCTTCTCTTTACTATAAAGATGTGCTAGATTATTGGGGCCAACGAGATAAAGATTATCAAATGTTTGCACTTTCTAACGAAGAGTGGAGAAATGTTGctattctttgcaaatttttgaaagtctTTTATAATGTGACTTGTATTTTTTCTGGTTCTAATTATCCAACGGCCAATCTTTATTTTAGAGGGGTTTGGAAGGTTCACAAGGTCTTGCTTGATACAGTTAAATGTCCGTATTCGTTTTTAACTTCAATGGTTAAGCAAATGCAAGAGAGATTTAATAAGTATTGGGCTGAGTATTCGTTGATATTGTCATGTGCTGTAATTTTAGATCCTCGTTACAAGTTGAATTATGTGCAGCATTGCTTTAATACAATCTATGGTATTCATGCTTCAGATTTTGTTGAGACCATTCTTTGCAATCTTAGACTCTTGTTTGATGAGTATGTTAAGAAATCCAAATCCACGTCTTCCTCTTTGGCTGGAAGTTCTAATGTTTCGAATAAAAATCCTGTTGATTCTGGTTTGGATGGACACAATGATAATAGTGCTGATTTTGTGGGATATTTTTATGAGAGTGATGATTATAAACGGTATTTAAATGAATCTAGCACTAGGAGTGAGAAGTCACAGTTAGACATTTATTTGGAAGAACCGGAGCTTGAGTTGAATAGTCAAATAGATGTTTTAGATTATTGGAGCAAAAGTTCAGTTCGATACAATGAGCTTTCATTATTGGCTCGTGATCTTTTGGCAATTCCAATATCGACTGTAGCTTCCGAATCAGCTTTTAGCATGGGTAGGAAAGTTATCACACCTTTGAGGAGTTCACTTAAGCCAAAAACGGTTCAAGCTGTTGTTTGCTTGGATGATTGGAAGCGAGCTAAGGGATTTTCAGCAGGTAAttattattctcgttttattgttcaaattttttcttattttttcatcaatttggttatctaattatttattcttatttcatgttagaaattGGTTGCAAAAAGGACGATGAGGACGATGAGGACGATGATGACGATGAGGACGATGAGGATGATGACGTTTCTTCAGTAGCTTTTTAAGAtactttctttttaaatgtttaaaatttaatttagcttacaatttatattttgttatgaaattaaatatgttgatggattaatgtatgaatattatggtttgttgcttaattttccaaagtcattttggaCTTTGGAGGTATGTGTACTTGTGGGGTTTAACTTATGTTTACTTATCTCAAAGTtagtttgaagaaaaattagagatttagtaaatgataaaactcaaattgatttaatatgatttaaaagcAATGATATTATGCatagataatatttaaattaattatgctattatgttattaatttaaattaattaaatttaacatttttttgacttaaaacttaaaagcaataatgtaatatttaaattaattatgttattatgcaatATGCATAGATAATATCTGCTTATTGCCTAATGATAATATGTCGCTAGTCCTTATTACttgtataatcattttatttttattctcttttttaagAATTGATTGTTATGTCAcaaatgtgtaattatatacaattaaataacatttaaattcaattagttGGTAATTTTTAAACACCTCTAGTGGATATGAGgttcattatttattaagaatcAAAACTTAGAGTGTATTAGTGTAATACTACATCAattctaacatattttatagataaaatgatgaaagctattattttaattttttttcattatatacaaaaaaatataatttgatatttgatataattttaataacaattagttttaacttttaagtacaaaaaataaaaaaaataaaaacgggTCGGGTTGGGCCGGGCCCAGGCTTCATATTTTTTCcacgggccgggcctgggctacatattaggcccatatttcgggccgggctgggctcgGGCCTAGTAAGCGGGCTATTTTTTTGGGCCtgacccggcccatgaacacctctaccaTCGTCGCACGAGGGATCGCATGATGGGCGgtcggggagctcttctttttaccaatccccatcacCGTATAGGTTTCAAACAGCTTCGctgttggtgatgcaaacacctccacagtcactattctatcaaggtggctcatcgtcccaacacCAACAACCAGATCCCCTACCGGAAGAACCAGAATCCTTGTCGGAGCAACCATAACCCCTGCCGGAAGCTGGACAAaagaggaatccagcgcgtaatcGTCGACGACCgtcatgtggcactgaatctgGCGGACACGGAGAttgatttttactttaatatatttgtacaaacattttgaatattttgatattatttgatgtaataaaatagaaatttacttttacatttttaatataatagaaattcttttaaataacacaatattttgaatatttctatattatttcatttaataaaataaaatgttgttttgaataaagtaattgtaatttactttaatatttttaatgaaatagattttcttttaaataagtaaatattctGAATATTTccatattatttgatttaaaataatataaataatacaattttttttacaacaatgttcaactattgcgatttgggcatgatcggcttgtatggcctgggttcctacaccatccgcacaacttggGTTGACTGGCTATTTCtcagatatccatattgttacgtattctagtcgcgcaaggtcgaccctttggtttgcgatgTAATTCTCTATCTGGTAACAGCTTAAAGGGAGCAAGCGATACAGAAGGCCACTTATGTTCATCTGGGACCAGTAGGAATACGTGTCTccagacgttgtacatgttttctaatttgtacactttgtcGACATAGCTCATCGGATCTAAACgaagattctgacaagctgcaattacatgtaggggtgttcattcggttaaccgaccggttaaccgacccgaaataacattaaccgaattaaccgacctttcaaaatctttaaccgttaatcgaactgaaatttttttcaaaaaaattaaccgaacctaaattttttcggttaattcggtcggttaaacgaattaaccgaaaattatatgtttttttatttttggttaaaaattaaccaaattaaccgaattacccgaattactcgaattaaccgaattacccgaattaactgaattacccgaattaaccgaattaaccaaattgaatcactacgtaattaaattatttttagacttttagactttagttttagtcttagttttaaaattttatttttatttattaaattatttgtaatttaattttatgattgggttgggttgagtAATTAGGTTGGGTTAAATACTTGGGTTTAGATTGGGTTTAGATGAATAGTGggtctatttatatattataattttatttattaatttttttggttaatcgAAAAATTGGTTAACCGatcggtttcgaaccgaattaactgttaacctaaaaatcaaaaataattaatcgaTTTCAAtcgaaaaaattcagttaaccgaccgattaaccgaattcggtcggttaaccaaattttttcggttttacccgaattttgcacacccttAATTACATGAGCGCgtggataacgaagtgcgtcaagcatcccacagtcgcaagtcctatttcgcaagtgtacacgatattgcccgccaataacaccttggtgcggtctgtcaaactctgtcacgcgaaaccataagttgtctcgatcgtgacacactgtgtgcgtGGTATTCGCCCATACCTtagccttgttaatttcttgcactaccttactgcaccatacatggcctccctgcattTGGCCTGTATAACTcactgctcgctttggaaataacgccgccaaacgaaaatatgtctctcgcacaatctatgttatcggtagatgacgcgttccttttagaacagaatttatgcattcagccaggtttgaggtcatatgactatatcgtaggccgccgtcgtatgcttgtgcccattGTTTGAAaggtatgttacaaaggtagtccgcgcTTTCGCCGTTAATTGAACCTAAAactgccaacatctcgtgacaatggtatttatttatttcataccctgccaatataagttcatagcgaatattacataccactatttcatttagaataaattcaaaatgacaaacgaaattatattaatagagactaaatacccatgttggtcacttgtcgtcgttcatTCTTAGATGGaaattgcctgtagtagttggaaGCAACGTGCCTTAGGCAATACCGATGGTttgtgcgctgccataagcttccctgtcgatTAATTGCAGCTAGTATTCCAGTGCCCCAATCCGAAAtgacacagatatcaggttgggggcacacatgtctccttaacctagatagaaagaaatcccagtcatcagctgactcccccggtgttattgcaaacgcaattggaagaattctcccactgTCATCTTGTACCACTGCTAGCAATAGCTGATGGGTATATCTACtaaacataaaggtaccgtcaatttgaaccaatggcttgcagtataGAAATACGTTTtgacattgcttaaaggtctaaaataggcgtttgaacacttggcatccacgtagcaatcgacTGTtatagtacgcatgttccgtttcaaggtctgttatgcaacccgggacgtatctctctagcacttgacactACTGcaatatttcattatatgaagcgttCCACCCATTATGCATCTTCTCTAACGCCTTCTGTTTaactatccaagccttgcggtaagagggcgtgtaccccatttggctacgaatatttgaaattaagaCCGGCATTGAAGTCTTAGGATTTGCCTTCACCGTGGGTAGTATCAAGCttgctaacatagctgaatccatcttgggatgatcttgtgaaatacCTATCAAcagagtacattaaataatgcaacattacataataatagtattattcagaaacccTAAATACTGTACTTACAGCACATGTAtatggacctttgtacttttttatcttccacaaccctgtccttttccttaacgaggcgtagattttccatgaacatgtaccgtcttgcactgcacacttcgcctcaaacttatcagatttggatttaaccacgtggtagttaacgccgttattgatgctatgttgtttcaatgcaccaataaaactatcattgttggaaaaatcattaccaacttcaaattcacccgaatTTAGTATCGAACTTGTGCGATCACACAACCTGTGTGGTAGATCtagaaactctaacgcatcatctgtagacagatcgacattatgcatgtgggctggaggtgagtatgccctGAATCGCGGATTTTTTTCTTCATCTGAACCCCCTTCGACACTTTCAGGTTCaattggaataggctccggttcagaaaataatgcaacttctgcaccatcgagcccgggctctcgaggtggatccacatcggagtcatcttctaacccaccatcatctgtaacgtacgaggtccccttACCGatggacgtcgtagggagtacatcatcccttcttctaggcatttcaTAATGTCCCCAATTGGATATAGATTGCAAACCACTACAAGTTGATgtcgttccccagtacgtatttccagcatcaaacaacCCACCGAggtgcatgtcccatccactGATAGAGTGTCGTGCAAGGGATGTGTATTCCATACTGCTACCAAACATGAGCtattccgtattttgtaacccactAACCGAGTGTCAGGCAGGGGCCGTGTATACCTCTCGAACAGCAGTCGCAAGTgcatcatttggcgatgtaaattgtacatataactccatatagggtgctccactagcgagatgagtctgcaccattgcctcaaAGCTACGAGCACATTTTacgtcgaacgagtcatatgttatcggatcaacagaagaacaaaaccGATACataatagacagaactttcattggcgtcgtttcgAATATTTTAAgcctaattcttttatgaagttctgtcaaatttatgttctggttaaaaaccagtcgcactgtattatccgataaaaaaacaacaccattctcggtgtgacgaacctcaccatcatagtaaataacaacactaatacgttcactcatcttcaatttctatcatTCTTAgactctttaaatttttttgctgtaacttatgcaatctgagaaaattttttgcctcatttatagcctcaagCCAAACAtgagctactgtagcaaaagcgtgTACACGGTGGAGCTTCTTttagtacttttgctgacaaagCATCTTGCTTAAAGcttttttgacactatttgctcagaaacgtcttcttgaaattattttttcaggagctattgtagcaaaagcgcgtccatgtgggagcttctttcagtacttttgctgataaagcatcctgcttaaagcgttttttgactatttgctcagaaacgtcttcttgaaattatttttccaggagctactgtagcaaaagcgcgtccacgtgggagcttctttcagtacttttgctgacaaagcatcctgcttaaagtgttttttgacactatttgctcagaaacgtcttctcgaaattattttttcagaagctactgtagcaaaagcgcgtccatgtgggagcttctttcagtacttttgctgacaaagCATCTTGCTTAAAGCattttttgacactatttgctcagaaacgtcttttcgaaattattttttcaggagctactgtagcaaaagtgcGTCCACATGGgagcttttttaaattaacactaaaccctaatctgattttttaaaattttttaattaatttactcaaataaCACTaaatcctaatttaattaattttttctttaaaaaccataaacacaaAACCTaatacaattttgaaaaattcataattaatttaattaataaaccctaatcccttatttatttaatttttttctttaaaactctaaacctaaaaaccctaaccttaaaccctaaaacaaaacccaaaaccttaaccagcaaaaacccaaaaccctaaccagCAGGAGACACGGGCAAAACGCGTCCTTGAGGGCGCGTTTTATGTCCACGTAGGCAAAGCGCTCCCTTAAGGAAGTGTTTTCCTGCCTCGTCACTTGACAATGCATTGACGTGGACACATTTTCGGGAAATTGGACCATTtctgaaattaattttttaatgggcCCATTtcactaattttaaaaaaaaagaggattttattgatattttgcCCTGAATATTCGTTATACATAAGAAGCAAAgttataatagaaaaataataatattttaagtaataaaacaaaatatgttttttagataaaattgataCTGTAGTTTAGTTGGATGTAACCGTCAAAAACGACCAAATCCCAATCATCATTTTCACCACGTCGCgcctagaatttttttttcctttttaatcaGATTACACGTAACCTCCTTCGAAGTTCCCAGCCATGGCCGAAGCTTCTAGAACCTTCCACGCTACCCTCTTCTCCCTTCCAACTTTCTCTCCGCGACTCCACTTCAAGCTAAGCTACTCTCACAGTCACCCTTCACTTCATCTCAAGAGAGCACGCTCGGTTCAACGCTCAATTTCCGAAACCAAAACGATGTCGTCGGACACGACCCTGCCTTGGGGCTGCGACATTGATTCCTTGGAGAATGCTGAGGCTCTTCAAAAATGGTTGTCGGATTCCGGCTTGCCTCCTCAAAAGGTGGGGATAAACaaagtggaaatgggaaagagagGATTGGTTGCTTTGAAGAAAATCAACAGGGGCGAGAAGCTTCTCTTTGTGCCTCCCTCGCTTCTCATCACTTCAGATTCAGTAAGTTATTAGAACTGATTTTGTTCATGACCAAGTTTAGGCGTATTTTATATCTTGGTTTATtggtttttagttaaaattttcaatcagaTTTAAACACTGGAGCAGTTTTAATTGGTTTTAACGTTATAATTGTTCTTTAATCTTAGGATTGGAGTTCACCTGAGGTTGGTCACGTATTAAAACAGCATAATGTTGCAGATTTGCCATTGTTAGCAACCTATCTTATTAGTGAAGCAAATCTCCAGAAATCTTCCAGATGGAGCAATTATATATCTTCCTTACCTCGACAACCCTATTCTCTTTTATACTGGTGAGTttcatctctttatttttctttaaatattcgtGTCCAATACATACTTGAGCATGAATGGTGAATACGAGGACATAATCTTTCAGAGACCTTTCAACACATGAAAATCTtggaaatttttgaataatacaTGTCAGCCAAAGACCCATATCTGACACTTGAACTCGAGCCCAAGTAGACCAAAGATTCTTTTCTGGCCTTGCCTACTTGGTGGCATGGTTGAACTCTCAAGAGTTTTACTTTGCTATGCATAGAGGGGTTACTCAGATTTTCCCTCTACAGTCTCTCTGTATTGTTTCAGGACACGATCAGAACTAGACAGGTATCTCAAAGCATCGCAGATAAGGCTTCGGGCTATTGAAAGAATTGCTGATATTACTGGAACGTATGGCTCTCAACCATTACTTGGTTCATATTAGGTTATTGGTTTATATTCCTAGAACTATATTGCTCCTAGTCTTCATTTTGTTTAAAGTATTCATGTCTGAAATCTCTATCCAATATATATTTGGATATGAGTATGGGTATGATTCTTATACGAAATTGAACATATCGTGTTGGACACAAACCTGAATCTGACTCTCATCCCTGAGTTAGAGTAACATAGTGagtataaaaatttctaatttgcTTCCAATAAATTGTTCTCATGTTTCATGTAGATTCGATGATTTAAGACGTAGGATACTTTCCAAGCATCCTCATTTATTCCCTAAAGAGGTACTTACTTTATATTTATGTTACTCAGACTCAGATGTGAGTGTCAGAGACAaggaagtttaaattttttttatgtttttctatgGAGCATCCTTTGAGATCCATATCCTCATACGTTACCTAAATGCGTGTTGGAAACAAAAAAGTCAAAGCAACATAGCTCTACAATGCAAAACTAGTTTTCTGCTATGTTAGTGTAATTTGAAGCGTTATTCTAATGATCTGCTTCTGATGATACCGCTTTATGAAGCTTCTGCGATAGGGCAAATGAAAACATCTTTACccttatatatatgtgtgtgtgtaagTTCAATCAGTAAGGAATTAGCATCTTGTTTTATCCAAGTATTTGTTCTCTTTAAGAAAAAAACTAGTAAAGGAAGTATATGTTTTTAGTAATTCAACTTTACTTGCATTTAGGTTGTCTTATCAACCCCTTTTTGCAAATATCCTGCTTTCTTTAAATTTAGATCTTAGATCAAAGTTGTTGGATATAGGTATATGTCTAGCACGGatatcttcaattttttttcaagatatACATGTATTTGGAGAGTGCTTAGAGGATCATATGCTCTTACCTATTTCAAATATGCGTTGGAAATGagtacttaaagaaaaatgaggAGTCAGAACAACATATAGCTCTCTACTTATTTTGCAGTATAAATTATTTGCAGATATTCAATTTGGTGACTTTCAGATGGTCTTTTGGCATTCTCTTATCACGATTGGTAAGCAGGTCTACTTTGAAATGTTATAATGGATGTTAACCTCAACTGTGTTTGTCAATTCAAACTAAATCCAACCAAAGAGGGATGCCGTACTTTCAAGTTCACTTTGATACCagttatacatacatatacacatatatatccaTCATATACAATTCTTACATGTAAAACTTATGGTTTAAGACAATgtacaaaagaagaaaattcagAAGATTGGAAGctttaaaatctttatttctCTGTTAAACACAGATATACCTATCTTCAATGGATGGAAAGGTTGCCTTGGTTCCTTGGGCAGATATGCTCAACCATAGCTGTGAGGTATAGAGAGGTCTTTCTCTATTAAATATGCTTGTGAGATATATAACTGCCATAATTTGCAAAAATCAAGTACTAACTTCGGGTCAAAAGAACCTAGATAAAATTGGGTGTCTATGCCAATCTGAGTGCTCTATCTGTTTTTACTGATTCAGGTGGAAACATATTTGAATTATGACAAATCATCACAGGCAGTTGTCTTTACAACTGATCGGGCATATCAGTCAGGTGAGCAGGTAAATCAGATCCTCATAGTAAATATATATCATGTTATGTTCTTCGATCTCTGGGACATTCAGATGATTGGAGCAATAATAAAATCAGTGGGACACAGTACGTAAAACTTATATTGTTACTTGGTTTTGTCAATGATATGCCTTAAAAGATTACAGGCTTCCTGCAAGAGAGCTGGTTGGTATTCAGATATGGAAGCTTCATGAGAAGGGGAAAAAAACTTACTATAAATGCACATAGGTATATGCATGATATTTTCCTGCTGCATATAGAAAACATGAATGCATGTAGCCTATAGTGTGCATCAATGTCATATTGAAAGGAAAAGGAAGATAATGGGATATAATTGTGAGccctataaaccaaaataagtTAGTTTTGCAGGGAGAAGGTAATGGCCGTATGTGACGCGCATATGCACTCTATGTATCCAGACTGATTTTGCTCGATATATACATTTTGGAACAAGGACTGATCCTTAAAAGTAACGTTTTATAATGATCATAGACTTTCAGGCTAGCCTGTTGTACACATGAACTTCTTCAATGTTTAGATTTCTGGACCAGAAAGTTTAAAATGTCTTATCGATGACTGGTTACTTGCATTATTTTGTGCAGGTTTTCATATCATATGGCAAAAAATCTAATGCAGAGCTGCTGTTATCTTATGGATTTGTTCCAAAAGAGGGCACAAATCTTAATGATTCAGTAGAGCTACCTCTATCCCTTAAAATATCTGACAAATGTTATAAGCAGAAATTGAAAGCTTTGAAGAAGCATGGATTGTCTGCGTAAGCTGgatacatatatatttcctCGAGTTTCGGGTTTGATTTGttgatttaaaatcaaatttattccATTATTAATGATTCGTTTCATTCTTGTGAATCTTTTGTAGCAGTTCTCAGTGTTATACTATACAAATCAGTGGTTGGCCATTGGAGTTAATGGCATATGCTTACCTAACAGTCAGCCCTCCAAGCATGAGCAAGCAGTTTGAGGAGGTTTGTAAACTCTCTACCTTCTAAATCCCAGGCTCAAAGTTTAAGCATTGAATTCTTAAAGATTGCTTCTTCAGATGGCTGCTATGGCATCCAATGAATCTATTATCAGGAAGGATTTAAGATACcctgaaattgaagaaaaagcaCTGCAATTTATTCTTGACAATTGTGAATCAAGCATATCAAAGTATTCTAAATTCTTGAAGGTGAGGACCATATTGTCTGATTCTTCATTTCCCTTAAATTACTTGTTTCCGACACATATTCAAATATGAGTATGGAATATTATCCTTTAGGCTCCCAgatacatgaaaaaaattagaaaaaaaaaattaacatatctGTATCGGACACATTTTCATGTTTGATACTCACACCTGAGTCTGAGTAACATAGGGTAAGAGGGAAATTGGAAGCATCttcttttacaaatatttttagtCGAAATCTTTTTTTGAGAACTTGAAAAACTGTACATGTACATGGACTGAAATTACCATAACAACAAGAAACTCTTTATTTGACAAAACTGAATTAGGTCTGCTATCTAAATACCTCAAGTTAATGTGCcactctttaatttaatttaattttttgtatagGAAAGTGGCTCCATGGATTTGGATATAACATCTCAAG
The Gossypium raimondii isolate GPD5lz chromosome 8, ASM2569854v1, whole genome shotgun sequence DNA segment above includes these coding regions:
- the LOC105790524 gene encoding ribulose-1,5 bisphosphate carboxylase/oxygenase large subunit N-methyltransferase, chloroplastic isoform X2 → MAEASRTFHATLFSLPTFSPRLHFKLSYSHSHPSLHLKRARSVQRSISETKTMSSDTTLPWGCDIDSLENAEALQKWLSDSGLPPQKVGINKVEMGKRGLVALKKINRGEKLLFVPPSLLITSDSDWSSPEVGHVLKQHNVADLPLLATYLISEANLQKSSRWSNYISSLPRQPYSLLYWTRSELDRYLKASQIRLRAIERIADITGTFDDLRRRILSKHPHLFPKEIFNLVTFRWSFGILLSRLIYLSSMDGKVALVPWADMLNHSCEVETYLNYDKSSQAVVFTTDRAYQSGEQVFISYGKKSNAELLLSYGFVPKEGTNLNDSVELPLSLKISDKCYKQKLKALKKHGLSASQCYTIQISGWPLELMAYAYLTVSPPSMSKQFEEMAAMASNESIIRKDLRYPEIEEKALQFILDNCESSISKYSKFLKESGSMDLDITSQELQNRGVFLKQLAVDLCISEQKILHRAQYILKRRLRDMRSGELRA
- the LOC105790524 gene encoding ribulose-1,5 bisphosphate carboxylase/oxygenase large subunit N-methyltransferase, chloroplastic isoform X1: MAEASRTFHATLFSLPTFSPRLHFKLSYSHSHPSLHLKRARSVQRSISETKTMSSDTTLPWGCDIDSLENAEALQKWLSDSGLPPQKVGINKVEMGKRGLVALKKINRGEKLLFVPPSLLITSDSDWSSPEVGHVLKQHNVADLPLLATYLISEANLQKSSRWSNYISSLPRQPYSLLYWTRSELDRYLKASQIRLRAIERIADITGTFDDLRRRILSKHPHLFPKEIFNLVTFRWSFGILLSRLIYLSSMDGKVALVPWADMLNHSCEVETYLNYDKSSQAVVFTTDRAYQSGEQVFISYGKKSNAELLLSYGFVPKEGTNLNDSVELPLSLKISDKCYKQKLKALKKHGLSASSQCYTIQISGWPLELMAYAYLTVSPPSMSKQFEEMAAMASNESIIRKDLRYPEIEEKALQFILDNCESSISKYSKFLKESGSMDLDITSQELQNRGVFLKQLAVDLCISEQKILHRAQYILKRRLRDMRSGELRA
- the LOC105790524 gene encoding uncharacterized protein LOC105790524 isoform X3 — protein: MVVGFRLASSKGGDKQSGNGKERIGCFEENQQGREASLCASLASHHFRFNLPLLATYLISEANLQKSSRWSNYISSLPRQPYSLLYWTRSELDRYLKASQIRLRAIERIADITGTFDDLRRRILSKHPHLFPKEIFNLVTFRWSFGILLSRLIYLSSMDGKVALVPWADMLNHSCEVETYLNYDKSSQAVVFTTDRAYQSGEQVFISYGKKSNAELLLSYGFVPKEGTNLNDSVELPLSLKISDKCYKQKLKALKKHGLSASSQCYTIQISGWPLELMAYAYLTVSPPSMSKQFEEMAAMASNESIIRKDLRYPEIEEKALQFILDNCESSISKYSKFLKESGSMDLDITSQELQNRGVFLKQLAVDLCISEQKILHRAQYILKRRLRDMRSGELRA